One genomic segment of Falco peregrinus isolate bFalPer1 chromosome 7, bFalPer1.pri, whole genome shotgun sequence includes these proteins:
- the LPIN1 gene encoding phosphatidate phosphatase LPIN1 isoform X2 has translation MNYVGQLAGQVFVTVKELYKGLNPATLSGCIDIIVVRQPDGNLQCSPFHVRFGKMGVLRSREKVVDIEINGEAVDLHMKLGDNGEAFFVQEMDNDQEVIPYHLSTSPILSEGTALMEAQLKRNSIDRMRNLDTSASSQVPPQAHGSQPSTETSPVCSSMKKRRKKRRKSTHKIDSLKREDNGDSSEDEDMFPIEISSEEEKEPLDSSRIPVPDVFVNDVSDIKAPAVSMFSQSASYPHSDGEWSPLQSPSGSRPPTPQSDSELVSKPMDRSGLKNNPHMHWAWGELPQAAKASSLLKAKEPSVVDVNPSESTHFRVIQSSPIEFNIVPPLPALGQADAATADESEPLPAEANKSETESPGAAVPLLPVNEEIKQAAACSAQPAGKTESPSRKKDKRSRHLGADGVYLDDLTDMDPEVAALYFPKNGDNVQSKNTNDPGPRSASQSPQSVGSSGVDSGVESTSDGIRDLPSIAISLCGGLTENKEITKEEFLEHAVTYQQFVDNPAIIDDPNLVVKIGNKYYNWNTAGPLLLAMQAFQKPLPKATVESIMRDKMPKKGGRWWFSWRGRNSTIKEETKPEQGMSASRLTGEDSSQMSMANRIKDESSSSDEDPRAAKQNLGSLQTNSSHLSLLSGISYKKTLRLTSDQLKSLKLKNGPNDVTFSVTTQYQGTCRCEGTIYLWNWDDKVVISDIDGTITRSDTLGHILPTLGKDWTHQGIAKLYHKVSQNGYKFLYCSARAIGMADMTRGYLHWVNERGTVLPQGPVLLSPSSLFSALHREVIEKKPEKFKVQCLTDIKNLFYPNTEPFYAAFGNRPAV, from the exons GTTGACATAGAAATTAATGGAGAGGCTGTAGATTTGCACATGAAACTAGGAGACAATGGAGAGGCCTTTTTTGTGCAGGAGATGGATAATGATCAG gagGTAATTCCGTATCATCTCTCCACATCTCCCATTCTGTCTGAGGGAACTGCTTTAATGGAAGCTCAGCTGAAGAGGAACTCCATAGATCGGATGAGAAACCTAGACACCAGTGCGTCCTCACAAGTACCACCCCAAGCCCATGGATCCCAGCCTTCTACTGAAACATCTCCAGTCTGTAGCTCtatgaaaaaaaggaggaagaagaggaggaagtcTACCCATAAAATAGACAGcttaaaaagagaagacaatGGAGACTcttcagaagatgaagacaTGTTTCCTATAGAGATTAgctcagaggaggaaaaagaaccATTGGACAGTTCAAG GATCCCTGTTCCAGATGTGTTTGTTAATGATGTGTCTGACATAAAGGCTCCTGCAGTTTCTATGTTTTCGCAGTCTGCATCTTACCCTCATTCAGATGGAGAATGGTCACCTCTTCAAAG ccCATCAGGTTCACGCCCTCCTACTCCTCAGAGTGACTCGGAATTGGTCAGTAAACCTATGGACAGAAGTGGACTGAAGAATAATCCCCACATGCACTGGGCATGGGGAGAGCTACCCCAGGCTGCAAAG GCTAGTTCTCTGCTCAAAGCAAAGGAACCCAGCGTGGTGGATGtaaatccttctgaaagcacTCACTTTAGGGTCATCCAGAGTTCTCCTATAGAGTTTAACATTGTGCCTCCTCTACCTGCCCTTGGACAAGCAGATGCAGCAACTGCTGATGAAAGTGAGCCCTTACCAGCTGAGGCAAATAAGTCAGAGACAGAGTCTCCGGGAGCAGCTGTACCACTATTGCCTGtcaatgaagaaataaaacaagctgCAGCTTGCTCAGCCCAACCAGCTGGCAAGACAGAATCCCCTTCCAGAAAGAAAG ACAAACGAAGTCGGCATCTTGGTGCTGATGGTGTCTATTTAGATGACCTTACTGACATGGATCCAGAAGTTGCTGCACTTTATTTCCCCAAGAA tgggGATAATGTCCAAAGCAAGAACACAAATGACCCAGGGCCACGGTCTGCCAGTCAGTCTCCGCAGTCTGTTGGAAGCTCAGGTGTTGACAGTGGAGTTGAAAGCACCTCGGATGGAATTCGAGATTTGCCCTCCATTGCCATTTCTCTTTGCGGAGGccttactgaaaacaaagaaataaccAAAG aaGAATTCTTAGAACATGCAGTAACATATCAGCAGTTTGTGGACAATCCTGCTATCATTGATGACCCTAACCTTGTGGTTAAGATTGGAAATAA GTACTACAACTGGAACACAGCTGGTCCCCTTCTGCTGGCAATGCAGGCATTCCAGAAACCTTTGCCAAAG GCCACTGTGGAATCTATAATGAGGGACAAGATGCCTAAAAAAGGTGGAAGGTGGTGGTTTTCATGGCGAGGGAGGAACAGCACTATTAAAGAG GAAACAAAGCCAGAGCAAGGTATGAGTGCGAGTAGACTTACAGGAGAAGACTCTTCACAGATGAGCATGGCAAACAG AATAAAAGATGAGTCTTCTTCAAGCGATGAAGACCCTAGAGCTGCCAAACAAAACCTCGGGTCATTACAAACCAACTCAAGTCATCTCTCATTATTGTCTGGAATCAGTTACAAAAAAACACTTCGACTCACTTCTGACCAGCTT AAAAGCTTAAAACTCAAGAATGGCCCCAATGATGTGACCTTTAGTGTTACAACACAGTATCAAGGCACGTGCCGCTGCGAAGGCACCATTTACCTATGGAATTGGGATGATAAAGTTGTTATTTCTGACATTGATGGAACAATTACACG GTCAGATACTTTAGGTCATATTTTGCCGACTCTTGGCAAAGACTGGACACACCAAGGGATTGCAAAGTTGTACCATAAAGTGAGCCA AAATGGATATAAATTTTTGTATTGCTCAGCACGTGCTATTGGAATGGCAGACATGACCAGAGGATACTTGCACTGGGTCAATGAACGAGGAACTGTGCTGCCTCAAGGGCCAGTGTTGCTGAGTCCAAGCAGCTTATTCTCAGCTCTTCACAG GGAAGTGATAgaaaagaagccagaaaaatTTAAAGTTCAGTGTTTGACAGACATCAAAAATTTGTTTTATCCTAACACAGAACCCTTTTATGCTGCTTTTGGAAACAGACCTGCT GTGTAG